Proteins encoded by one window of Streptomyces sp. NBC_01477:
- a CDS encoding beta-galactosidase: MTVPAVASSADKPAAASAPSAAGAPAAAHKARTVTFDGYSFLVDGKRTYLWSGEFHYFRLPSPDLWLDIFQKMKAAGFNSTSLYFDWDYHSPKPGVYDFTGVRDVDKLLDMAEQAGLYVIARPAPYINAEVDSGGLPGWLTTKEEKNRTDDPQFLKYADEWLTRIDRIIARHQVTNGTGSVIAYQVENEYYDGSADARAYMKHLEDKATADGITVPLTGNNNGTFNSGDGALDVDGPDSYPQGFNCSNPTQWNGVPDISYDHPAGKPLYTPEFQGGAFDPWGGPGYDKCAQLINDQFADVFYKQNIAVGATAQSFYMTYGGTNWGWLGMPENYTSYDYGAAIRENRQLDPKYDEDKLIGYFTQSVAPLAKTDAIRAASPDNSAVVDTARMNPDTKTQFHVLRHGNSTSTALDTTHIALDFNARPTTDTSYTWDDTDAALQYTGAWSHVADESYTGGDYKKTESFSNAAGDSVTVPFDGTAVRWIGPKTNNHGYADVYLDGAKVATVDDSGSENQAVVFQRTGLAPGAHTLKIVVAGSHSSASTDDFVSIDAIDVPTAAAATPIYPVVPQQPGTAITLDGRDSHIIVANYRLGDSQLQYSTSEIMTTATIGKQDVSVLYGDQGSDGETVLRYASRPTVTSSGGQVTTTWDAATGDLRLNYTHNGLTRISISGGGPRPQLLLVGDKATAATFWRQDTATGPVLVRGTHLLRTAVSQDHGRTVALTGDNADDPDIEVFTSADRVSWNGRTISARATATGSRTGRIAVAAPVKLPALTDWKHSEESPEAAAAFDDSSWQVADKSATNSSSGINALPVLYADDYGFHTGNTWYRGRFRAGGGEKGIHLVSDSGGKAQAFSAWLNGTFLGSSTTGSADFTFPAGAVKPAGDNVVSVLTVNMGHEEDYNSSNGNKTARGLTSASLVGAPLTAVTWRLQGVRGGEDLLDTVRGPLSTGGLYGERAGWSLPGYPDKTWGNVSLPATDTRPGVSWYRTDAELDLPHGQDTSLGLTFTDDPSREYRATIFVNGWQVGNYVNYLGPQHTFPVPNGILDPNGHNTVAIAVWNLDGSTGGLGKVSLTDYGSYASSLRVAQNKSPGYNRATYGMPASPGVDVALDVPDTVQAGQAFTAAATVRVPAGRPAATALRAALALPEGWTASAPAPASVDRVPPGGSATVRWKVQPPAGTLPSASALTATAHYVQRGRKATASDERIVGAIPPPPAAGENAVSDLPFLSSGNGWGPVERDSSVGEQASGDGRPISIAGTGYAKGLGTNAVSEVQLYLAGACTRLTAHVGVDDETGGSGTVTFSVIADGRTLVTTQTIRGKQAAVPIDVDVTGAQVLDLKVGDAGDGNGNDHGDWGAPTLTCG; encoded by the coding sequence ATGACGGTGCCCGCCGTGGCGTCGAGCGCCGACAAGCCGGCCGCCGCGTCCGCCCCGAGCGCAGCCGGGGCGCCCGCCGCCGCGCACAAGGCCCGTACGGTGACCTTCGACGGCTACTCGTTCCTGGTCGACGGCAAGCGCACCTACCTGTGGTCGGGAGAATTCCACTACTTCCGGCTCCCCAGCCCCGACCTGTGGCTCGACATCTTCCAGAAGATGAAGGCGGCCGGCTTCAACTCCACCTCCCTCTACTTCGACTGGGACTACCACTCGCCCAAGCCGGGGGTCTACGACTTCACCGGCGTGCGCGACGTCGACAAGCTGCTCGACATGGCCGAGCAGGCGGGGCTGTACGTGATCGCCCGCCCGGCGCCGTACATCAACGCCGAGGTCGACAGCGGCGGCCTGCCCGGCTGGCTGACCACCAAGGAGGAGAAGAACCGCACCGACGACCCGCAGTTCCTGAAGTACGCCGACGAGTGGCTGACCCGGATCGACCGGATCATCGCGCGGCACCAGGTGACCAACGGCACCGGCTCGGTGATCGCCTACCAGGTGGAGAACGAGTATTACGACGGCTCGGCGGACGCCCGCGCCTACATGAAGCACCTGGAGGACAAGGCCACCGCCGACGGCATCACCGTCCCGCTCACCGGCAACAACAACGGCACCTTCAACTCCGGTGACGGCGCCCTGGACGTCGACGGCCCCGACTCCTACCCGCAGGGCTTCAACTGCTCCAACCCCACGCAGTGGAACGGCGTCCCCGACATCAGCTACGACCACCCGGCAGGAAAGCCGCTGTACACCCCTGAATTCCAGGGCGGCGCCTTCGACCCCTGGGGCGGCCCCGGCTACGACAAGTGCGCCCAGCTGATCAACGACCAGTTCGCCGACGTCTTCTACAAGCAGAACATCGCCGTCGGCGCGACCGCCCAGAGCTTCTACATGACCTACGGCGGCACCAACTGGGGCTGGCTCGGCATGCCGGAGAACTACACGTCGTACGACTACGGTGCCGCGATCCGCGAGAACCGCCAGCTGGACCCCAAGTACGACGAGGACAAGCTGATCGGCTACTTCACCCAGTCGGTCGCCCCGCTGGCCAAGACCGACGCGATCAGGGCAGCGTCCCCCGACAACAGCGCCGTGGTGGACACGGCGCGGATGAACCCCGACACCAAGACGCAGTTCCACGTCCTGCGGCACGGGAATTCCACGTCCACGGCGCTCGACACGACCCACATAGCGCTGGACTTCAACGCCCGGCCGACCACCGACACCAGCTACACCTGGGACGACACCGACGCCGCGCTGCAGTACACCGGCGCCTGGTCGCACGTGGCCGACGAGAGCTACACCGGCGGCGACTACAAGAAGACCGAGTCGTTCTCCAACGCGGCCGGCGACTCGGTCACCGTCCCCTTCGACGGCACTGCGGTCCGCTGGATCGGCCCGAAGACCAACAACCACGGCTACGCCGACGTCTATCTCGACGGCGCCAAGGTCGCCACGGTCGACGACTCCGGCAGCGAGAACCAGGCGGTGGTCTTCCAGAGGACCGGCCTGGCTCCCGGGGCGCACACGTTGAAGATCGTCGTGGCCGGCAGCCACAGCTCGGCGTCGACGGACGACTTCGTGTCCATCGACGCCATCGATGTGCCGACCGCCGCCGCCGCGACGCCGATCTACCCGGTCGTACCGCAGCAGCCCGGCACCGCCATCACGCTCGACGGCCGCGACTCCCACATCATCGTGGCGAACTACCGGCTCGGGGACTCCCAGCTGCAGTATTCGACCTCCGAGATCATGACCACCGCGACCATCGGCAAGCAGGACGTCTCCGTCCTCTACGGCGACCAGGGCAGCGACGGCGAGACCGTCCTGCGCTACGCGAGCAGGCCGACCGTGACCAGCAGCGGCGGCCAGGTCACCACCACCTGGGACGCGGCCACCGGCGACCTGCGGCTGAACTACACGCACAACGGCCTGACCCGGATCAGCATCAGCGGCGGAGGGCCGCGCCCGCAGCTGCTGCTCGTCGGCGACAAGGCGACCGCGGCGACCTTCTGGCGCCAGGACACCGCGACGGGACCGGTGCTGGTACGCGGCACCCACCTGCTGCGGACGGCGGTCAGCCAGGACCACGGCCGTACGGTCGCGCTCACCGGTGACAACGCCGACGACCCGGACATCGAGGTGTTCACCTCCGCCGACCGCGTCAGCTGGAACGGCCGCACGATCAGCGCCCGCGCCACCGCCACCGGCAGCCGTACCGGCCGGATCGCCGTCGCCGCCCCGGTGAAGCTGCCGGCGCTGACGGACTGGAAGCACAGCGAGGAGTCCCCGGAGGCCGCCGCGGCCTTCGACGACTCCAGCTGGCAGGTGGCCGACAAGTCGGCCACCAACAGCTCCTCCGGCATCAACGCGCTGCCCGTGCTCTACGCCGACGACTACGGATTCCACACCGGCAACACCTGGTACCGCGGGCGCTTCCGCGCGGGCGGCGGCGAGAAGGGCATCCATCTGGTCTCGGACTCCGGCGGCAAGGCGCAGGCCTTCTCCGCCTGGCTCAACGGCACCTTCCTCGGCAGCTCCACCACCGGCAGCGCCGACTTCACCTTCCCGGCCGGGGCGGTGAAGCCGGCCGGCGACAACGTGGTGTCCGTCCTCACCGTGAACATGGGCCACGAGGAGGACTACAACTCCTCCAACGGCAACAAGACCGCACGCGGCCTGACCAGCGCCTCGCTCGTCGGGGCGCCGCTCACCGCCGTCACCTGGCGGCTGCAGGGCGTGCGGGGCGGCGAGGACCTGCTCGACACGGTCCGCGGCCCGCTGTCGACCGGCGGCCTCTACGGCGAGCGGGCCGGCTGGTCGCTGCCCGGCTACCCGGACAAGACATGGGGCAACGTGTCCCTGCCGGCCACCGACACCCGGCCGGGCGTCTCGTGGTACCGCACCGACGCCGAGCTCGACCTGCCGCACGGCCAGGACACCTCCCTCGGCCTGACCTTCACCGACGACCCGTCCCGCGAATACCGGGCCACGATCTTCGTGAACGGCTGGCAGGTCGGCAACTACGTCAACTACCTCGGCCCGCAGCACACCTTCCCGGTGCCCAACGGCATCCTCGACCCCAACGGGCACAACACCGTCGCCATCGCCGTATGGAATCTGGACGGCAGCACCGGCGGGCTCGGCAAGGTGTCGCTGACCGACTACGGCAGCTACGCCTCGTCCCTGCGGGTCGCCCAGAACAAGAGCCCCGGCTACAACCGCGCCACCTACGGGATGCCGGCCAGTCCGGGGGTTGACGTCGCCCTCGACGTGCCCGACACCGTCCAGGCGGGGCAGGCCTTCACCGCCGCGGCGACCGTACGCGTCCCGGCGGGCCGGCCCGCGGCCACCGCGCTCAGGGCCGCGCTCGCACTGCCCGAGGGCTGGACCGCGAGCGCCCCGGCGCCGGCTTCGGTGGACCGCGTCCCGCCCGGCGGCTCCGCGACCGTCCGCTGGAAGGTCCAGCCGCCTGCCGGGACGCTGCCCTCCGCCTCGGCGCTGACCGCGACGGCGCACTATGTGCAGCGCGGACGCAAGGCCACCGCAAGTGACGAGCGCATCGTCGGAGCGATCCCGCCGCCTCCCGCGGCGGGTGAGAACGCGGTGAGCGACCTGCCGTTCCTGTCGTCCGGCAACGGATGGGGACCGGTGGAGCGCGACAGCAGCGTCGGCGAACAGGCGTCGGGTGACGGCCGTCCGATCAGCATCGCCGGCACCGGCTACGCCAAGGGCCTGGGCACCAACGCGGTCAGCGAGGTACAGCTCTACCTCGCGGGCGCCTGCACCCGGCTGACCGCCCATGTGGGTGTCGACGACGAGACCGGCGGCTCGGGCACGGTCACCTTCTCCGTGATCGCCGACGGCAGAACCCTGGTCACCACCCAGACGATCCGCGGCAAGCAGGCGGCCGTACCGATCGACGTCGACGTCACCGGCGCCCAGGTGCTCGACCTCAAGGTCGGCGACGCCGGCGACGGCAACGGCAACGACCACGGCGACTGGGGGGCGCCCACCCTGACCTGCGGTTGA
- a CDS encoding ATP-binding protein, giving the protein MKGHIPPETTSFVGRERELAWLAAMIATSRLVTVTGVGGVGKTRVAMRAAARAAPLFPDGVWWADLSTLSGPDLLVATVSDAVDIVDHSPRMPLQVLREYVADKRLLLVLDSCEHLADECAGLVRELLAAGPGIGVLATSRRPLSSHGQDLLVLDPLPAEGPDALALLTERVAERAGRRALEEPGAAEAASAVCRRLEGIPLAIELAAGQVGPASMAEIASLLGSRFDALTRSDFVWPHRHRAMRTAVGWSHELCAPLERLLWARLSVFRGAFCAESAADVTAGGPLHPEDVPRLLDNLVAQSVLRRDGERYRMLDTIREYGDAWLDELGERDDLAERHAAHFVRLARRAEAGWTGNGQITGYRTVEQVHADLRAALDRLLATDPARAADTTGRLVFFWTCSGHVKEARSYLERALTACPEPSPARTRALTALGVAVSLQGDYALAARLGAEAAAAARADGDKDAQLGAAYMVGLLDLLAGRPDRAIATVDEALAGAPGFAFDSGAHLRCHLVRVFGLTARGDLERADRMAHELREHCVLIDEVWTRSYLDYQLALIALSRSAARDAVRHARMMLNAKRALGDAFGLALGLDVLAAALVADGQAQAAAVAYGTSDTLWRGLGHPQRGTPELKPVRDRCEAAMRSALGDDGYDRAFRRGAATASAGAIAALASD; this is encoded by the coding sequence ATGAAGGGGCACATTCCGCCGGAGACGACGAGTTTCGTGGGCCGCGAGCGGGAGCTCGCATGGCTGGCGGCCATGATCGCGACCAGCCGGCTGGTGACGGTGACCGGCGTCGGGGGTGTCGGGAAGACCCGGGTGGCGATGCGGGCGGCGGCGCGGGCGGCCCCGCTCTTCCCCGACGGGGTGTGGTGGGCCGACCTGTCCACCCTGTCCGGCCCCGACCTGCTGGTCGCGACCGTCAGCGACGCCGTCGACATAGTGGACCACTCCCCGCGCATGCCGTTGCAGGTGCTCCGCGAATACGTCGCCGACAAGCGGCTGCTGCTCGTGCTGGACTCCTGCGAGCACCTGGCGGACGAATGCGCCGGCCTCGTCAGGGAGCTGCTCGCCGCGGGGCCGGGTATCGGCGTCCTGGCCACGAGCCGCAGACCACTGTCCTCGCACGGCCAGGACCTGCTGGTCCTCGACCCGCTGCCCGCCGAGGGGCCGGACGCGCTCGCGCTGCTCACCGAGCGGGTGGCCGAGCGCGCCGGACGGCGCGCCCTGGAGGAACCCGGTGCCGCCGAGGCCGCGTCGGCGGTGTGCCGGCGCCTCGAAGGCATCCCGCTCGCGATCGAACTCGCCGCGGGCCAGGTCGGTCCCGCGAGCATGGCCGAGATCGCCTCGCTCCTCGGCTCCCGCTTCGACGCCCTGACCCGCTCCGACTTCGTGTGGCCGCACCGGCACCGGGCGATGCGTACGGCGGTCGGCTGGAGCCATGAGCTGTGCGCACCGCTGGAGCGCCTGCTGTGGGCGCGGCTGAGCGTCTTCCGCGGCGCCTTCTGCGCGGAGTCGGCCGCCGACGTGACCGCGGGCGGCCCGCTGCACCCCGAGGACGTCCCGCGGCTGCTCGACAACCTGGTCGCCCAGTCGGTGCTGCGCCGCGACGGCGAGCGGTACCGGATGCTCGACACCATCAGGGAGTACGGCGACGCGTGGCTCGATGAACTCGGCGAGCGCGACGACCTCGCCGAGCGGCACGCCGCCCACTTCGTACGGCTGGCGCGCCGGGCGGAGGCCGGGTGGACGGGCAACGGGCAGATCACCGGCTACCGGACGGTCGAGCAGGTGCACGCCGACCTGCGGGCCGCCCTGGACCGGCTGCTGGCCACCGACCCGGCCCGCGCCGCCGACACCACGGGCCGCCTGGTCTTCTTCTGGACCTGCTCGGGCCATGTGAAGGAGGCCCGCTCGTATCTGGAGCGGGCGCTCACGGCCTGCCCCGAGCCCAGCCCGGCCCGCACCAGGGCGCTCACCGCGCTGGGCGTCGCGGTCTCGCTCCAGGGCGACTACGCGCTCGCGGCCCGGCTCGGCGCGGAAGCGGCAGCGGCCGCGCGCGCCGACGGCGACAAGGACGCACAGCTCGGCGCCGCGTACATGGTGGGGCTGCTGGACCTGCTGGCGGGCCGGCCCGACCGGGCCATCGCCACGGTGGACGAGGCGCTGGCCGGCGCGCCGGGCTTCGCCTTCGACTCCGGGGCGCACCTGCGCTGCCACCTGGTCCGGGTGTTCGGGCTGACCGCGCGTGGTGATCTGGAGCGGGCCGACCGCATGGCCCACGAACTGCGGGAGCACTGCGTGCTCATCGACGAGGTGTGGACCCGCTCCTACCTCGACTACCAGCTCGCGCTGATCGCGCTGAGCCGGTCGGCGGCGCGGGACGCGGTGCGCCACGCGCGCATGATGCTCAACGCCAAGCGCGCGCTGGGCGACGCCTTCGGCCTGGCCCTCGGCCTCGACGTGCTCGCCGCCGCACTCGTGGCGGACGGCCAGGCGCAGGCCGCGGCGGTCGCGTACGGCACGAGCGACACCCTGTGGCGCGGCCTCGGCCACCCGCAGCGCGGCACCCCGGAGCTGAAGCCGGTGCGCGACCGGTGCGAGGCCGCGATGCGCTCGGCGCTCGGGGACGACGGATACGACCGCGCCTTCCGACGCGGCGCCGCCACCGCGTCGGCCGGGGCGATCGCCGCGCTGGCCAGCGACTGA